From a region of the Arachis ipaensis cultivar K30076 chromosome B09, Araip1.1, whole genome shotgun sequence genome:
- the LOC110267225 gene encoding uncharacterized protein LOC110267225, whose translation MLFKFSTLEVPRAGFHSLSPVYMPNVDIMNIILMSASMRACCVLPPRVWYTPSLFADDVIAMRPFEVIRRKYMNRWMPATSRLEHVLVPVCKKTYTWYLMVVDVKHGRVYCLDVTRAPEYKERRERNMRTILLLLAQFFMLESNMLSFSHVSADPTTWGPIKYPDGVPSYQECDDSCLWILNWIQTEGKFKVSNLPWQMDPLKLRMKTATKIVLLDCNEVKATVASKADAVWRKVIRMKD comes from the exons ATGCTGTTCAAGTTCTCAACATTGGAAGTTCCTAGAGCAGGATTCCATTCGTTATCGCCGGTTTATATGCCCAATGTTGAC ATTATGAACATAATCCTCATGAGCGCCTCCATGCGAGCCTGCTGCGTTCTGCCACCTCGTGTTTGGTACACACCTTCGCTGTTTGCCGATGACGTCATAGCAATGAGGCCATTCGAGGTCATTAGGAGAAAATACATGAACAGATGGATGCCGGCAACTAGTCGTCTCGAACAC GTTTTGGTCCCGGTGTGCAAAAAAACATACACCTGGTACCTGATGGTCGTGGACGTTAAGCATGGGAGGGTCTACTGCCTAGATGTGACAAGAGCTCCAGAGTACAAGGAGCGGAGGGAACGCAACATGCGAACCATT CTACTGTTGCTCGCCCAGTTTTTCATGCTGGAATCTAACATGCTGAGCTTTTCCCATGTTAGTGCTGATCCGACCACTTGGGGACCAATTAAGTATCCCGATGGAGTCCCAAGCTACCAGGAATG CGATGATTCATGTCTGTGGATTTTGAACTGGATCCAAACAGAAGGCAAATTCAAAGTTTCAAACCTTCCCTGGCAG ATGGACCCGTTGAAATTAAGGATGAAAACTGCAACAAAGATTGTCCTTTTGGATTGTAACGAGGTGAAGGCAACAGTGGCCTCCAAGGCAGATGCAGTGTGGAGGAAGGTTATTCGCATGAAGGACTGA
- the LOC107616631 gene encoding uncharacterized protein LOC107616631 isoform X1, with protein MMKSRNPLTDLSNNHNRTAPPPTTTMKMKMKKKNKKMESENANGGESLKDEQDNALDHLLLVQSNLSSLLHQQVDELVVQAFKVKNLSNEGRKEIKSFSDFLSDMHSSLKPWVIRFENVLSSPSVELKSKPHQALKGNSVSSDDSDESNVSDSLEEPTMDSLISPSPLVSWHANCTIQRGRQMFMLTPLPISKKLSSKFREPSKSEFNKLASTNDVGTSTFLAVSRNMNDLLDSVVVKSTPAKPAPSLANEEANNQEPKRDSSILVMMTPRFKMSPPKSCVLLEPISEIHHLGDIKSRKSTPFPIGIHYSDSEDSESPSSGNDALQGLALKSTELKETQKIPKSGIGKKIIEASPCWLTSPPKSCVLLEPLDEKSMDMENADNESSIQISDLVLSHQISKLKDEVGHGLSRIENTPMWREPQSTFRTGKRPGENTLKKELWTKFEAASSYGFQPKLPAVEKDAPKGFLDLLEEASGDELK; from the exons ATGATGAAGTCCAGGAACCCTCTCACTGATTTATCGAACAATCATAATCGCACTGCACCACCACCAACAACTActatgaagatgaagatgaagaagaagaataagaagatggAATCCGAGAATGCGAATGGCGGTGAATCGTTGAAAGATGAACAGGACAACGCTCTCGATCACTTGCTTCTGGTTCAGTCCAATCTCTCTTCACTTCTCCATCAG CAGGTTGATGAGCTTGTTGTTCAAGCATTCAAAGTCAAGAATTTAAGCAATGAGGGGAGAAAAGAAATCAAGTCTTTCTCCGATTTCTTGTCTGATATGCATTCATCTTTGAAG CCTTGGGTGATCAGGTTTGAAAATGTGCTTTCTTCGCCCTCTGTAGAGCTCAAAAGTAAACCGCATCAAGCTTTGAAGGGTAATTCAGTTTCTTCCGATGATAGCGATGAGAGCAATGTCAGTGACAGTCTCGAAGAGCCCACAATGGACTCTCTGATCTCTCCTTCTCCCCTTGTTTCATGGCATGCCAACTGTACTATTCAAAGAGGTAGACAAATGTTCATGCTCACACCCCTTCCGATATCAAAGAAATTATCATCTAAATTCCGGGAACCATCAAAATCGGAGTTCAATAAATTGGCTTCCACCAATGATGTTGGGACATCAACCTTTTTAGCCGTCTCTAGAAATATGAATGATTTGCTGGACAGTGTTGTAGTGAAGTCAACTCCAGCTAAGCCTGCCCCTTCTCTTGCAAATGAAGAAGCAAATAATCAAGAGCCCAAAAGGGATAGCTCCATACTTGTTATGATGACTCCCCGTTTTAAAATGTCACCTCCAAAATCTTGCGTCTTGCTTGAACCTATATCTGAAATCCATCATCTTGGTGACATAAAGTCTCGCAAGTCCACTCCATTTCCTATCGGGATTCATTACAGTGATTCAGAGGATTCTGAGTCTCCTAGTAGTGGTAATGATGCTTTACAGGGTTTGGCATTAAAATCTACAGAGCTCAAAGAAACACAGAAGATTCCTAAGTCAGGAATTggaaagaaaataatagaagcatcACCATGCTGGCTTACCTCACCCCCGAAATCCTGTGTTTTGCTGGAGCCACTTGATGAGAAATCAATGGACATGGAGAATGCTGATAATGAGTCATCTATTCAGATATCTGACTTGGTTCTTAGCCATCAAATAAGCAAATTGAAAGATGAGGTTGGTCACGGCCTATCACGTATTGAGAACACTCCGATGTGGCGCGAACCTCAAAGCACTTTCCGAACAGGTAAACGTCCTGGTGAAAATACTTTGAAGAAGGAACTATGGACTAAGTTTGAGGCAGCATCAAGTTATGGGTTTCAACCCAAGTTGCCGGCAGTTGAAAAGGATGCTCCAAAAGGGTTCCTTGACCTGCTGGAAGAAGCTTCTGGTGATGAATTGAAATGA
- the LOC107616631 gene encoding uncharacterized protein LOC107616631 isoform X2 translates to MMKSRNPLTDLSNNHNRTAPPPTTTMKMKMKKKNKKMESENANGGESLKDEQDNALDHLLLVQSNLSSLLHQVDELVVQAFKVKNLSNEGRKEIKSFSDFLSDMHSSLKPWVIRFENVLSSPSVELKSKPHQALKGNSVSSDDSDESNVSDSLEEPTMDSLISPSPLVSWHANCTIQRGRQMFMLTPLPISKKLSSKFREPSKSEFNKLASTNDVGTSTFLAVSRNMNDLLDSVVVKSTPAKPAPSLANEEANNQEPKRDSSILVMMTPRFKMSPPKSCVLLEPISEIHHLGDIKSRKSTPFPIGIHYSDSEDSESPSSGNDALQGLALKSTELKETQKIPKSGIGKKIIEASPCWLTSPPKSCVLLEPLDEKSMDMENADNESSIQISDLVLSHQISKLKDEVGHGLSRIENTPMWREPQSTFRTGKRPGENTLKKELWTKFEAASSYGFQPKLPAVEKDAPKGFLDLLEEASGDELK, encoded by the exons ATGATGAAGTCCAGGAACCCTCTCACTGATTTATCGAACAATCATAATCGCACTGCACCACCACCAACAACTActatgaagatgaagatgaagaagaagaataagaagatggAATCCGAGAATGCGAATGGCGGTGAATCGTTGAAAGATGAACAGGACAACGCTCTCGATCACTTGCTTCTGGTTCAGTCCAATCTCTCTTCACTTCTCCATCAG GTTGATGAGCTTGTTGTTCAAGCATTCAAAGTCAAGAATTTAAGCAATGAGGGGAGAAAAGAAATCAAGTCTTTCTCCGATTTCTTGTCTGATATGCATTCATCTTTGAAG CCTTGGGTGATCAGGTTTGAAAATGTGCTTTCTTCGCCCTCTGTAGAGCTCAAAAGTAAACCGCATCAAGCTTTGAAGGGTAATTCAGTTTCTTCCGATGATAGCGATGAGAGCAATGTCAGTGACAGTCTCGAAGAGCCCACAATGGACTCTCTGATCTCTCCTTCTCCCCTTGTTTCATGGCATGCCAACTGTACTATTCAAAGAGGTAGACAAATGTTCATGCTCACACCCCTTCCGATATCAAAGAAATTATCATCTAAATTCCGGGAACCATCAAAATCGGAGTTCAATAAATTGGCTTCCACCAATGATGTTGGGACATCAACCTTTTTAGCCGTCTCTAGAAATATGAATGATTTGCTGGACAGTGTTGTAGTGAAGTCAACTCCAGCTAAGCCTGCCCCTTCTCTTGCAAATGAAGAAGCAAATAATCAAGAGCCCAAAAGGGATAGCTCCATACTTGTTATGATGACTCCCCGTTTTAAAATGTCACCTCCAAAATCTTGCGTCTTGCTTGAACCTATATCTGAAATCCATCATCTTGGTGACATAAAGTCTCGCAAGTCCACTCCATTTCCTATCGGGATTCATTACAGTGATTCAGAGGATTCTGAGTCTCCTAGTAGTGGTAATGATGCTTTACAGGGTTTGGCATTAAAATCTACAGAGCTCAAAGAAACACAGAAGATTCCTAAGTCAGGAATTggaaagaaaataatagaagcatcACCATGCTGGCTTACCTCACCCCCGAAATCCTGTGTTTTGCTGGAGCCACTTGATGAGAAATCAATGGACATGGAGAATGCTGATAATGAGTCATCTATTCAGATATCTGACTTGGTTCTTAGCCATCAAATAAGCAAATTGAAAGATGAGGTTGGTCACGGCCTATCACGTATTGAGAACACTCCGATGTGGCGCGAACCTCAAAGCACTTTCCGAACAGGTAAACGTCCTGGTGAAAATACTTTGAAGAAGGAACTATGGACTAAGTTTGAGGCAGCATCAAGTTATGGGTTTCAACCCAAGTTGCCGGCAGTTGAAAAGGATGCTCCAAAAGGGTTCCTTGACCTGCTGGAAGAAGCTTCTGGTGATGAATTGAAATGA
- the LOC107614809 gene encoding lysM domain receptor-like kinase 3 — translation MVLVRIPHLRFFLFLLLHIHCISCYNTTTTPLGCTDTGRVCTSFLAFKPQNQSLAVIQSMFDVLPGDITVEDSGWDYVFIRKNCSCAYGLRKYVSNTTFTVKSNQGYVYDLVMDAYDGLALPPNTTRRAKNGAVVSLRLFCGCSSGLWNYLMSYVMRDGDSVESLASRFGVSMDNIESVNGIGNPDNVTVGSVYYIPLDSAPGDPYPINNTAPPAPVPAPSVENISGMDYCNISATRAVIKGIVLCVSLKSSNCRSEARSNEKDAEGKISHKFHILRNPSFFCGSGRYICGKTVEQKQTDAESSNHTITVPKVSTLGPDVFDMDKPVVFTYEEIFATTDCFSDSNLLGHGTYGSVYYSLLRDQEVAIKRMTAMKTKEFMSEMKVLCKVHHANLVELIGYAASQDELFLVYEYAQKGSLRSHLHDPQNKGHSPLSWIMRVQIALDAARGLEYIHEHTKTHYVHRDIKTSNILLDASFRAKISDFGLAKLVGKTNDGEVSTTKVVGTYGYLAPEYLSDGLATTKSDVYAFGVVLFEIISGREAIIRTEGTMSKNPDRRSLASVMLAVLRNSPDSVSMSNMRDYIDPNMMDLYPHDCVFKMAMLAKQCVDDDPVLRPDMKQVVISLSQILLSSIEWEATLAGNSQVFSGLVQGR, via the exons ATGGTTCTTGTACGGATACCCCATTTGAGGTTctttctgtttctgcttcttcATATTCACTGCATCAGCTGCTACAACACCACAACAACACCATTGGGCTGTACGGACACAGGCCGTGTCTGCACCTCTTTCTTGGCCTTTAAGCCTCAGAACCAAAGCTTAGCTGTGATTCAAAGCATGTTTGATGTGTTACCCGGTGACATCACTGTTGAGGATAGTGGTTGGGACTATGTGTTCATAAGGAAGAACTGTTCTTGTGCCTATGGCCTCAGGAAGTATGTGTCTAACACCACTTTTACTGTGAAATCCAATCAAGGGTATGTGTATGATTTGGTTATGGATGCTTATGATGGTCTTGCTTTGCCTCCAAACACAACAAGGAGGGCTAAGAATGGTGCTGTTGTGTCTTTGAGGTTGTTCTGTGGCTGCTCTAGTGGCTTGTGGAACTATCTGATGAGTTATGTTATGAGAGATGGTGACAGTGTTGAATCATTGGCAAGTAGATTTGGGGTTAGTATGGATAACATTGAGAGTGTGAATGGCATTGGTAATCCTGATAATGTCACGGTTGGTTCGGTTTATTATATACCTCTTGATTCAG CTCCAGGTGATCCCTATCCCATTAACAATACTGCTCCTCCAGCTCCTGTTCCCGCCCCATCTGTTGAGAATATCTCAGGTATGGATTA TTGCAATATTTCAGCTACTCGTGCAGTAATAAAAGGCATAGTTCTCTGTGTTTCTCTGAAGTCATCAAATTGTCGCTCTGAAGCCAGAAGTAATGAAAAAGATGCTGAGGGGAAGATATCTCATAAGTTCCATATTCTTAGAAATCCAAGTTTTTTCTGTGGTTCTGGGAGGTATATATGTGGCAAAACTGTAGAACAGAAGCAAACTGATGCCGAATCCAGTAATCACACGATTACCGTTCCCAAAGTTTCAA CTCTTGGCCCTGATGTGTTTGACATGGATAAGCCTGTAGTTTTTACATATGAAGAGATTTTCGCCACAACTGATTGTTTCTCTGATTCAAATCTGCTTGGTCATGGAACCTATGGTTCTGTTTACTATAGCCTTCTTCGGGATCAG GAAGTTGCTATCAAAAGAATGACTGCTATGAAAACAAAAGAATTCATGTCAGAGATGAAAGTTCTATGCAAGGTCCATCATGCTAATCTG GTAGAATTGATCGGCTATGCGGCTAGTCAGGATGAGCTTTTCCTTGTTTATGAATATGCTCAAAAGGGTTCACTTAGAAGTCATTTGCATGATCCTCAAAATAAGG GTCATTCCCCACTTTCTTGGATCATGAGGGTCCAAATTGCTCTTGATGCCGCTCGGGGACTTGAATACATACATGAACACACTAAGACTCATTATGTCCACCGGGACATCAAGACGAGCAACATTTTGCTCGATGCTTCCTTTAGAGCAAAG ATTTCGGATTTCGGGTTAGCAAAACTTGTTGGGAAAACAAATGATGGCGAAGTTTCAACAACCAAAGTTGTTGGTACTTATGGATATCTTGCACCAGA ATACTTGAGTGATGGCCTTGCAACAACAAAGAGTGATGTCTATGCATTTGGTGTTGTCCTTTTCGAGATCATATCGGGGAGGGAGGCCATTATTCGAACAGAAGGAACGATGTCCAAAAATCCGGATAGGCGTTCATTGGCGTCTGTG ATGTTGGCAGTCCTTAGGAACTCGCCGGATTCCGTGAGCATGTCAAACATGAGAGATTATATTGACCCAAATATGATGGATCTGTATCCCCATGATTGTGTATTTAAG ATGGCCATGCTGGCGAAGCAATGCGTGGATGACGATCCGGTCTTACGGCCGGACATGAAACAAGTTGTGATATCTCTCTCACAGATTCTTCTTTCTTCAATTGAATGGGAAGCAACTCTGGCAGGGAATAGCCAAGTATTTAGTGGCCTTGTTCAGGGAAGATAG